Part of the Lolium rigidum isolate FL_2022 chromosome 6, APGP_CSIRO_Lrig_0.1, whole genome shotgun sequence genome, CCCTACTTCGATTTCGCGTTCTTTTGCTCTCTCCTTTCTTGTTCCTGTGGTTTGATGCGCTGGTGGCGACCTCCGGTGCAGATTTACCAGGCGCCGGCGCCCAAGTGGAAGACTCTGAAGAACCGGCGGCTGCAGAACTGGGGTGCGTGTGCTTCGTCTTACTTTCTTGCCAGCTGAGCCCCTAATCGTTCATTGGTAATTTCTTCCTTTCCGGCTGTGCGTGGGCACTGCATTGATTTGGTTGACCTGTGCAGGAGGAGTGGTGCACGAGAAGGGGCTACTGCCGCAGGCATGTGAGTGATCATCAACATTCTAATCTTTAGCCCATCTTTTGTGGATTCTGTGTCATGATTAGGCATGCTATTACATAACTGAACTACTGAAGTGCCCCCATGTGGTTTCACGGAGGTATTTCAGGGACTCGTAGTTGCTCTATAGTTTGGTTGCAATAAGCTTGGTAACTAGATTTTGGATCCCCTCTGCCCCACTCAATAATCCTTACAAATGGCGAAATATGAAAGAAGATCATGTTCTCAGTTATACAGATAAACAAGAACAGTTTCTTTTATCGTCTTATATATTTCCATAAGTCAAAGAAAATCAGTTATGCTTTGCTCATTTGTATAAGTTGTTCCCTAGTCCAGTTATAATTGGCCACACCAGATTGTATCTTTCTTAAATCATAGTATTTCTTTTGATCTATAACATAACTTAAGGCTTACAGTCATGCTTGCACCTTGTAGGCATCTTTTTCCGTCATTGAGTAAACAAAAACATATGATATACCCCCTCTGTAATCCAAaaaaaaacattgcaaaataTTGATGAGTGATTTGAGGTAGAGCTGTGTACAAAAAACTAACTCTAGCTCTGTATCTAACTCCCTTCAAACCCCCCACATCGTCAATAGGATCATTGCCTTGGGCCTTCGCTCTAGCTCCGTATCGAACTTGCAGTCTTTGATtctgttgagccaccaatctgTAACACAGTTCTGCAGTGGCCAGCTACTTGGGTTTAGGTGCTCGATCAGTAACCATGCCACCAGCCAGCGCCACATATCCTTCGTATATGGGCATTGCACAAGCATGTGAATGAAATCAGTTACCATTTGCTCCTTCGTTATGTATCTTTTCTAGATGTAATCCTCAACAACAGATTGCATACTCTTTTTTATACATTATTGCTTGTGGCTACTGCATCATTTAAGTATTACTCTCGCGCTTGCATGCAATTATTTGGCCGGTACCTATGCATTCTTGGTGTGTTTCAATTTTGTTGCTGCACAGAAGAAAAATATATTCTCTAAGGAATTAATAATACAATGAGCACTTATATTAACAAACATTGCACGTTCTTAATATTTTTCTTACTCGGGCATATGCCACAGTTCTTATCATGGAAATTTATGTTAATTTTCCTAATATTGCAGTACCTCCATGGCTGACAAAGATAACCGACAAAATCTGCCAGTGGACTGGTTTATTTCCTTCAGCAATCAATCATGTTCTAATTAATGAGTATCATCCTAATCAAGGGATCATGGTCAGTAATCACCAGGTCCTTATTGTTCATTTCTATCTTATGGTCCGCGCTTCATTGGAGTACAATAACGTTGTACCTTTCAGCCACACCAAGATGGTCCTGCCTATTTCCCTGTTGTTGCTATCATATCCCTTGCTTCGCCGGTTGTGATTGATTTCACACCCCATGGAAAGCTCAGAGGGCACGAAGATACATATCTCCAAACTGTACAATCCGATGAATTGCAGGAGAGTAATGGTTCCTATAAGGTTGAAGAAACTAAAGAAGCCGATCCTGCTTCTTTGTCACTTCTACTAATGCCTTCCAGCCTGTTAATATTCAAAGATCAGGCTTATACAGGTTAACCCTATGGTTTCTTTCCTGAATTAGCTAGATAACCGTCTTGAAATTAAATTATTTATGTTTCCATGACATTTGCAGACTTTCTGCACGGTATACAAGATAATGAGCTACATATTCTAGACAAGGTAAAACAATTTTTCCCTGCAAATCACTTCAAATGTAAATGATGCAGATAGTTAATGTAGCTCTGATTACATTCTACAGGTTGCAAATATCTCGCAGTGCCCACAATTCAAGAATCAAAACTCTGATTACAGAAAAGGTAAAGCAGATGCTGACTCTGAGCTAACTGGCACCTTCCAGCGGACGACGACTAGAGTCTCGTTGACATGCCGGCTTGTGCTGAAAGTACACAATAAGCTATTCAAATTCTAGTATCCATACGGCCTGCTTACATCAGCATGGACGGTGGGACAACAGTGAGAAACAGTTGTAGTAGATGCAGAGAAGTGCTAGCAAATCAGAGGTTAGAGAAAACGCCACATTGCCCATTTTGGATCGGTTGTCTTTTGGTCGTTTAGCGCTTTCGTCTCGTCGGCAAACCAGCGTATGGGGGGTGCTTGTGCTTGCAATTTATCCAAGGTCACATATGTTTGTTCTTGATGTGGTGAAGCAGAGTGTCTGTCCATGATTGATAATAGCAATGTCAAAATGTCcatgaactttatgttgttgaATGTAACGGTAGAATCAACTTTTTTGTTTTGAGCTGAGAATGAACTTTTAGTCCTACGCGATTTGGGCACATTTGTTGACCAATGGATCTAATGGTATACTTTTGATAACATATATAACTTATACTCCAAATTCTGTTGGTCAAATTGTTAGTCCAAATTCTAGCTCGAAATGCGTGGTGACCTTATGTTTTGAGACGGAGTAGGTTGTATCTTGCGTACTAGATCTGCCCGGGCAGATACTTCTATATTCTTTGTTCTACAAAAAACAATACTATTATGAATCAAAATCAGAAAAGGATCGGAACACCAACTGAAGAAAAAATCTGTCGTAAGGTCTCCTCTCTCCCCCCgcgtggccctcctctggcgacaaGGGGAAACATTAGCCACCGCCGCCTCTAGCCCCTCCACCCCTCTCCCTTGCtttgccgccgccggaggggggccggcaaAGCTGCGCGCGCCcccggggaaggtggcggcggggcatTCTCTCCCCCTCCCGCGTCCCCTGGCGAGAAGGAGCTCGCCCGGGCGCGGCGATGTGCGGCGGGCGCggtgggccggcggctgggcgccggcggggctgcgggcggccgtGGTGGTGCGCGGCCAGGTCGAGGCCGGGTTGCGGCGGTGGTGCTGCGGGGCGCGGCGGGGCTTGGCGGCGCGCGCACGGGCCCAGATGGGCTCCTGCGGGCCTGCTCGGGCTTGCTCCGGGTCGTTGGCTCGGCCTGGTCGGCCGGCGTGGCGGCAGCCTGGCTCGGCGACCCCACGGCGACCCCATCCGCACCGTGGTCCGAAgcagcgcggcggcgggcggagctCCGGCTCCTCCCAGATGTGGCGCGTCGACGGCGGCTCACAGTTGTTGTCCGACGAGGGTGGGCGGGGTGGCGGCCCCTCTCCCCTGCTTCTTCCTCTGCGGGTGGTGGTCGGTTCGATCTGGCCCGTCAACTCCTGCCGGCGGTGAGGTTGGTGGTCCTACGTGGTGTGGCGTCGTCGCCGCGTGGGAGGTGCTTGTGTCAGTGGTTCGCAGGCTGGCGGCGTTGTGGGTCTCCCTCATCTCCGTTCGGCAACGTGGGAGTGCGGAGGTTTGGCTGCTCCGAGCGAAAGCTGATGGCGCGGCAGCTGCGGATGTCGCTATCCTCTTGGGGGCCTTCATGGAGCCTTCGACCTCCTCCGCTCCCGGAGCATAGTTTTTCAGGTGAAAGCCTAGGCCGTGGCAGGGCCGGACGACGGCGTCCATCCACGTCGCTTCCCTCTTGGGGGGCGTCGTCTTGAAGACTTTGTTCCCCAGCGTGCTTTCCTGAGGCTGGACTCGTACGGCATCGCGGCGGGTGGCCGGCGATGTGTGAGGTCCGTGTGGTGGCTTGTGTGGCAACGATGGCGGTGGTGAGCGATGGTCTGGTAGCGTCAAGACCCTGGCTTCGGCGAGCGTCCGAGCTTCTTCGTCTTGTGCTTCGCTTGCGGTGGAGTCGGAGCTGCTATGGTTTGTCGAGTTTCTTCTTTTGAGCAGCGTACGATGACCTGTAGGGTGGCCCTCTGGCGATGATCTTCCTCGGCGCATGTCTTGCGCTTATCCTCTTCAGAGCTCGTCATCAAAGTCGGAGCTGCATGTTGCTTCACGAGGAGTCGCTTGTTTGGCGGTGGCcggcttgagcttcacggtgccgcttcggcgaggtcttggtggttggttcttcggtgaagtcggagtcgctgaagagtgatgacgatgacgttgAAGGTCAACCGCGACGACTTCTCGCTTCGGTGGCCTGTGTATCTTGTGTGGGTTGCCAGGGTGGCTCTATGCCCCCGCGGCGGTCGTGCTCCATGACGGTCGTCGGGGCACTTGTTTCGGTTTTCGGCCGGTTTCCCGCTAATAAACTGGCCAAATTCTATActtctttattaatgaaaatggcaagtcttttgcctcatttcaaaaaaaaaaaatcagaaaaggatAGCTTGGTATGTATTTTTAATGCAGTTAGCGCTTTCAGGTGTACATACAATATCTCAAAAGCAATAGCCTGCTACGTTTTGTTTTCCGCTTGATGTGTCCATATTTGGCCATTATTTGACTTTTTTGATGGGTGCCGCATAGATTCTTCTATTGTTTTAGAGGAAGTGGCATCAAGATATTCTCAAGACGTATCTTCCAACCGAATGATCCATATTATAATACCATCAATTTCTTGGCAGGAAAAATAGCATTACCTTATAAAAATGAAGGTCTgatgaaaacaaaacaaaaaacgttATAGAGAAATCAACAGATGGATGATTGCATGATGATCAGCGGGTATTACTGATATTCATATATGAAATTGTAGTGTCTATCAGAATGCTATGTTATAGTACAGTCATTGGAACCTCACTAAATGTACATGTGATCTGGAATGGAAGACTCAAAGGACAGACCAAGGGTTGATATGAAGGTGAATAGCTTCCCGAGAATCTATGAACAACACACAGTTAAAATCAATATTAGTGATATTAGTTAATTTAAAGGGACTAACTACTGGTGTTTTCGCACACAATCCCAATTGCAACACCTAGCTCTTTTGACTTCATGAAATAGTTGTGCCTTATTCCATTTTCTATCcctacaaatgaatcataaataaataaacatgaaATAGGACGGAGGAAGTATGGCAAGAGGGGAATGTCCAAATGACACATTGCATACCAATAATAAAGGGGAATCTTTATCTGTCACAACACCAGCTTTGAACCCACAAAAAGTAAGGCCTGAATATCATCTTACAATCTGCAGCATAACTTCAGCAATGGATACTGAGATATAACTAACATACTATTAATTTTTAAGCAGGGAGAGGATCTTCTCCTTCCCAAAGATATGGGGACATGCATACTGAGAGCAGTAAGCCAGTAAGCCAGTAAGCAATTCATCTGCTCAAGTTATATGTTCTAGGAATAAACTAATTTCCATTTGGATCTTTTTTAGGATACTATGTTTGAGACACGTATTAATGCATGAAGACCAATGCAT contains:
- the LOC124665382 gene encoding alpha-ketoglutarate-dependent dioxygenase alkB homolog 6, with protein sequence MEGHGTTQDVAADEREMLSPALSLRSPSDYTIGSIPTVLYVPDFISQAEHSQLLHHIYQAPAPKWKTLKNRRLQNWGGVVHEKGLLPQALPPWLTKITDKICQWTGLFPSAINHVLINEYHPNQGIMPHQDGPAYFPVVAIISLASPVVIDFTPHGKLRGHEDTYLQTVQSDELQESNGSYKVEETKEADPASLSLLLMPSSLLIFKDQAYTDFLHGIQDNELHILDKVANISQCPQFKNQNSDYRKGKADADSELTGTFQRTTTRVSLTCRLVLKVHNKLFKF